One Globicephala melas chromosome 18, mGloMel1.2, whole genome shotgun sequence DNA segment encodes these proteins:
- the LOC115866560 gene encoding LOW QUALITY PROTEIN: cilia- and flagella-associated protein 337-like (The sequence of the model RefSeq protein was modified relative to this genomic sequence to represent the inferred CDS: deleted 1 base in 1 codon), translated as MPKQPAENRERQSIKLLFVLRDIAVGFTHTKNLLALSLRFQSSQMSTSGPGLWLTVAGHYRERSLTTNIRTWVASLQGLSVLCADLPDVAPGTKSKSTARSPLEPHPVASHKEPTVCCQYNPTFRQVVSYLEASVVKVWDFETGILLCDFIEAQGNAGIRCLTFDSSGRGLVTGGRDGCLKIWSYNNGPCLHTWKHDEKQSEVCDYTYLKLSQNKCIIAVGWDRRINVYFDTPCDFHHFRKPKPHWQDDVNHGQKEDILCVAQCPPILLATSSYDGEIIIWNVISGHMHCKLNTPSPCDGTEYGERRGRAASTATVPRPAASDSWHVV; from the exons ATGCCAAAGCAGCCAGCTGAAAACCGGGAACGTCAGTCAATCAAACTTCTCTTTGTTCTACGTGATATCGCCGT AGGATTCACCCACACCAAGAATCTTCTGGCACTCAGTCTGAGGTTTCAGAGCTCCCAGATGTCTACTAGTGGCCCAGGCTTATGGCTGACCGTCGCAGGGCACTACAGAGAGCGAAGCCTGACCACCAACATTCG GACTTGGGTGGCTTCACTCCAAGGGCTGTCCGTTCTGTGTGCTGACCTCCCAGACGTGGCTCCGGGGACAAAGTCCAAGAGCACAG CAAGGTCTCCCCTTGAGCCTCACCCAGTGGCTTCCCACAAAGAGCCCACAGTGTGCTGCCAGTACAACCCCACCTTCAGGCAGGTGGTCAGCTACTTGGAAGCATCT GTGGTGAAAGTATGGGACTTTGAAACAGGAATACTGTTGTGCGATTTTATTGAGGCTCAAGGCAATGCTGGAATCCGTTGTCTGACCTTTGACTCCAGTGGAAGAGG TCTAGTTACTGGGGGCAGAGATGGCTGTCTGAAAATATGG AGCTACAACAACGGACCTTGTCTTCACACCTGGAAACATG ATGAAAAGCAAAGTGAAGTCTGTGATTATACCTACTTGAAGTTAAGCCAAAATAA GTGTATCATAGCTGTTGGATGGGATAGAAGAATAAATGTGTACTTT GACACACCTTGTGACTTTCACCACTTCCGGAAGCCAAAGCCACACTGGCAGGATGACGTG aaCCACGGGCAAAAGGAGGACATCCTCTGTGTAGCTCAATGCCCGCCTATTCTCCTTGCCACCTCCAGCTACGACGGGGAGATTATCATTTGGAATGTCATCTCAGGGCACATGCACTGCAAGCTGAATACCCCCAGCCCCTGTGATGGCACAGAATATGGAGAACGTAGGGGCAGGGCGGCCTCCACAGCCACTGTGCCCAGGCCCGCAGCCTCTGACTCCTGGCATGTTGTCTAA